In Pseudobacter ginsenosidimutans, the following are encoded in one genomic region:
- the proB gene encoding glutamate 5-kinase: protein MQRPVLVIKLGTAVITDNKGVISQAIIRKVAAEIALLSKRFRIVLVSSGAVGSGKSFIKQYKGTLTERKAAAAIGNPILIRLYQKHFSAYDIPVAQALCERVHFSRRAQFLQLKETFDAFWENNIIPIVNENDLISNVELKFSDNDELATLMAIGFDAAALIICTSVGGFMNDKKEIIPLVGNVDRNILGYVTTDKSSLGLGGMTSKLTFTRLANSLGIKVIITGLKGSSPFSAALAGEQGTTFLPQESNLKARQKWLASGSITIGSILVDKGAAKALQQRRSLLTVGIAQVQGKFVQGEVVQLMDDEGVILGVAKVKLGAAAIKESLKAKNVVAAHADDIVVF from the coding sequence ATGCAAAGACCGGTATTAGTGATCAAGCTGGGGACAGCAGTGATCACAGACAATAAAGGAGTGATCAGTCAGGCCATCATCAGGAAAGTGGCTGCAGAGATTGCCTTACTTTCGAAACGTTTCCGCATCGTGCTGGTGAGCAGCGGCGCAGTAGGCAGCGGTAAATCCTTTATCAAACAATACAAGGGAACACTCACGGAACGCAAGGCTGCAGCAGCCATCGGCAATCCCATCCTTATCAGACTTTATCAGAAACATTTTTCCGCCTACGATATTCCCGTTGCACAGGCATTGTGCGAACGCGTTCATTTCAGTCGCCGCGCACAATTCCTCCAACTGAAGGAAACCTTCGATGCATTCTGGGAGAACAATATCATTCCGATCGTGAATGAAAACGATCTGATCAGTAATGTGGAGCTGAAGTTCTCTGACAATGATGAACTGGCTACGCTCATGGCTATCGGATTCGATGCGGCAGCCCTTATCATATGTACTTCTGTAGGTGGTTTCATGAACGATAAGAAAGAGATCATTCCACTGGTAGGGAATGTAGACAGGAATATCCTCGGTTATGTTACCACAGACAAGAGCAGTCTTGGATTGGGGGGCATGACTTCCAAGCTTACTTTCACCCGTCTTGCGAATTCACTTGGCATCAAAGTGATCATCACTGGTCTCAAAGGCAGTTCGCCTTTTTCGGCTGCGCTTGCAGGTGAGCAGGGAACTACTTTCCTTCCTCAGGAAAGCAATCTCAAAGCCAGGCAGAAATGGCTGGCCAGCGGGTCGATTACTATTGGCAGTATCCTTGTAGACAAGGGAGCGGCCAAAGCCCTGCAACAGCGACGCAGCCTGCTTACTGTGGGTATTGCGCAGGTGCAGGGGAAATTTGTGCAGGGTGAAGTGGTGCAGTTGATGGACGACGAGGGTGTGATCCTGGGCGTTGCCAAAGTGAAGCTGGGCGCTGCTGCCATCAAAGAAAGCCTGAAAGCAAAGAATGTGGTGGCTGCCCATGCAGACGATATTGTAGTATTTTAG
- a CDS encoding phytoene desaturase family protein → MNRTDFDAVVVGAGPNGLAAAISLQQAGQRVLLLEGKSTIGGGLRTAELTLPGFHHDICSAIHPLAVSSPFFSRLPLEQFGIEFIYPSIAAAHPFDDGTAAILSPSLEQTAAALGKDEQAYMNLLRPLVNNWPDLINDILGPFGIPRHPLKLVAFGMKALAPAVTVAKRFQTRAARGLWAGMAAHSMMPLTNATTAAAALVLMAAGHYKGWPLAKGGSQSIANALGAYFQSLGGIIETNRPVWSLDQLPSWKALLLDVTPRQLMQIAGYRFSSIYKWQLSRYRYGMGVFKIDWALDGPIPFKATACREAGTVHIGNTLEEIALSERQVMDGFHPEKPYVLLAQQSLFDHSRAPGGKQTAWAYCHVPNGSRKDLTEIIEQQVERFAPGFRDRILARHVMNSEDMERYNPNYVGGDISGGILDIGQLFTRPALRASPYRTSAKGIYICSSSTPPGGGVHGMCGFHAAQRALKDVLT, encoded by the coding sequence GTGAACAGAACAGACTTCGATGCGGTAGTGGTAGGCGCGGGCCCCAATGGCCTGGCTGCTGCCATCTCCCTTCAACAGGCGGGACAAAGAGTGCTGCTGCTCGAAGGGAAATCCACTATTGGCGGTGGTTTGCGAACAGCAGAACTGACCCTGCCGGGATTCCATCACGATATCTGCTCTGCAATCCATCCGCTTGCCGTGAGTTCACCTTTCTTCTCCAGGTTGCCATTGGAACAGTTCGGAATTGAATTCATCTATCCTTCTATCGCTGCTGCACATCCCTTCGATGACGGCACTGCAGCCATTCTCAGCCCTTCGCTGGAGCAGACTGCTGCTGCGCTGGGAAAAGATGAGCAGGCCTATATGAATCTCCTTCGACCTTTGGTGAACAACTGGCCTGATCTTATCAACGATATACTGGGGCCTTTCGGGATACCGCGCCATCCATTGAAGCTGGTTGCCTTCGGCATGAAGGCGCTGGCGCCTGCCGTTACGGTGGCCAAACGATTTCAAACACGCGCTGCGCGCGGCCTCTGGGCTGGCATGGCTGCTCACTCCATGATGCCGCTGACCAATGCCACCACTGCCGCTGCTGCACTGGTGCTTATGGCGGCAGGGCATTACAAGGGATGGCCTCTCGCCAAAGGCGGCTCTCAATCCATCGCGAATGCGCTCGGAGCATATTTTCAGTCGCTCGGCGGGATCATCGAAACCAACAGGCCTGTTTGGTCGCTTGACCAGCTGCCTTCCTGGAAAGCCCTCTTACTGGATGTTACACCCCGGCAGTTGATGCAGATAGCAGGTTATCGTTTCTCATCTATTTACAAATGGCAGCTCAGCCGATACCGTTATGGCATGGGTGTTTTCAAAATAGACTGGGCACTGGACGGCCCCATCCCTTTCAAAGCAACAGCCTGCCGCGAAGCAGGCACGGTGCATATCGGCAATACACTCGAAGAGATCGCCCTGTCCGAAAGGCAGGTGATGGACGGCTTTCATCCGGAAAAGCCTTATGTATTGCTGGCACAGCAAAGCCTCTTCGATCATTCACGCGCACCCGGGGGCAAACAAACGGCCTGGGCCTATTGCCATGTACCAAATGGCTCACGGAAAGACCTAACCGAAATAATCGAGCAACAGGTGGAAAGATTTGCGCCTGGTTTCCGTGATCGCATTCTTGCCCGGCATGTGATGAACAGTGAAGACATGGAGCGCTACAATCCCAATTATGTGGGCGGCGATATCAGCGGAGGAATCCTTGATATAGGTCAACTCTTTACCCGGCCTGCCTTACGCGCCAGCCCCTACAGAACTTCTGCCAAAGGCATCTATATCTGTTCTTCTTCCACTCCTCCCGGAGGAGGCGTGCACGGCATGTGTGGTTTCCATGCCGCTCAGCGCGCATTGAAAGATGTCTTAACTTAG
- a CDS encoding nucleoside-diphosphate kinase, which yields MSNTTVTADQLSASIIGSIKKAQEEKLFFEEIYSNPTAPVGKNEFLFFIKPEITLASDTINIEAVLELVRERINHFGLTIHNVKVLSAKYLEQYNIIAQHYGVINKIASDAKNSLSEAALEKFSTIYGKSASEVKLLGGVEFLEQYPAFNAYSLDYLWMNKENKKLAGGTYAEDIKIDSEVVYVINGFHPRQLKHFTEKGRSIVVMTLSGDLNWSDARNNFIGTTNPNTANEGSLRREFLNNQARLGLAEVSQGVNGVHLSAGPVEALVELRRYNSDFADNSKIKAFGDFSFGKALAANFTPEQIDKIVNNENITVNGKTISVFDLTEEKDATEAIELLKTNLK from the coding sequence ATGAGCAATACAACGGTTACAGCCGATCAACTCTCCGCCAGCATCATCGGCAGTATTAAAAAAGCACAGGAAGAAAAGCTTTTCTTTGAAGAGATCTATTCAAATCCTACTGCCCCTGTTGGAAAGAACGAGTTCTTATTTTTCATCAAGCCTGAGATCACCCTGGCTTCTGATACCATTAACATTGAAGCAGTTCTGGAACTGGTGCGTGAAAGGATCAACCATTTCGGTTTGACCATCCATAATGTAAAAGTACTTTCTGCAAAATACCTGGAGCAATACAATATCATCGCGCAACACTATGGCGTGATCAATAAGATTGCTTCTGACGCAAAGAACAGCCTCTCTGAAGCTGCCCTGGAAAAATTCAGCACTATCTATGGCAAATCCGCCAGTGAAGTGAAACTCCTGGGCGGTGTTGAGTTCCTGGAGCAATACCCCGCTTTCAACGCTTATTCTCTCGATTATCTCTGGATGAACAAAGAGAACAAGAAACTGGCCGGTGGTACTTATGCCGAAGACATCAAGATCGACAGCGAAGTGGTTTACGTGATCAACGGCTTCCACCCGCGTCAGCTGAAACATTTCACTGAGAAAGGAAGAAGCATCGTGGTAATGACACTGAGCGGCGACCTGAACTGGAGCGATGCCCGCAACAACTTCATCGGAACCACCAATCCCAATACTGCGAACGAAGGAAGTCTGCGTCGCGAGTTCCTGAACAATCAGGCAAGACTCGGACTGGCTGAGGTTTCTCAGGGAGTGAATGGTGTTCACCTTTCTGCAGGTCCTGTGGAAGCGCTGGTTGAGCTGCGCCGTTACAACTCTGATTTCGCTGACAACAGCAAGATCAAAGCATTCGGCGATTTCAGCTTCGGCAAAGCCCTGGCCGCCAACTTCACACCTGAACAGATTGATAAGATCGTTAACAATGAGAACATCACTGTAAATGGCAAGACCATTTCCGTGTTCGATCTTACAGAAGAGAAAGACGCTACAGAAGCAATCGAACTGCTGAAAACGAACCTGAAATAA
- a CDS encoding sensor histidine kinase, producing MATLQQKVFRNVTSGELVSWLLYVLFWGAFFYFVLVISYKPTDKFRYIYINLIDAGIKIFLTLPLWWLFIVILAKASLRKKLLLHLVTLPVFCIAWVNIYGPLVNATHLSVFDTSTSMWDIYITALFYCSEFAIFHGYSYWQQSKRQHVREQELMELNYQSEIKALKAQIEPHFLFNTLNSISASVPPSLEETRVLIAQLADTFRYALKVSERPVVALEEEMEFVRTWLTLEKQRFGKRLAIIYDIDKETLGTPVPPMILQPLLENALNHGISPLVNGGTVTISCKQEASHVRISVADTGAGFDGPLESIFNRGLGLQNASKRLEKLFGEPLTICRNPDGMSFSFRIPHSRQVIDELNYPLWIRERSSGELI from the coding sequence ATGGCAACATTGCAGCAAAAAGTGTTCAGAAATGTCACCAGCGGCGAGCTGGTGAGTTGGCTCTTGTATGTACTATTCTGGGGCGCTTTCTTTTATTTCGTACTCGTCATCTCCTATAAACCGACAGACAAATTCCGGTACATCTATATCAACCTCATAGATGCAGGTATCAAGATCTTCCTGACCCTGCCGCTCTGGTGGTTATTCATTGTTATTCTCGCCAAAGCATCCCTCCGCAAAAAACTCTTGCTGCACCTGGTGACGTTGCCTGTATTCTGCATTGCCTGGGTGAATATATACGGACCTTTGGTAAACGCAACACATCTCAGTGTTTTCGATACCAGCACCAGCATGTGGGATATTTACATCACAGCCCTTTTCTATTGCAGTGAATTTGCCATCTTCCACGGATACAGTTACTGGCAGCAATCCAAACGCCAGCATGTACGCGAACAGGAACTGATGGAGCTCAATTACCAGAGTGAGATCAAGGCGCTCAAAGCGCAGATAGAACCGCATTTTCTCTTCAATACACTCAACAGTATCAGCGCCTCCGTGCCCCCTTCGCTGGAAGAAACGCGTGTGCTGATCGCCCAGCTGGCAGACACTTTCCGCTATGCCCTCAAAGTGAGCGAAAGGCCGGTAGTGGCACTGGAAGAAGAGATGGAATTCGTGCGCACCTGGCTCACGCTGGAAAAACAAAGGTTCGGAAAAAGACTGGCCATTATTTACGATATAGATAAGGAAACACTTGGAACACCTGTTCCACCGATGATCCTGCAGCCATTGCTGGAAAATGCATTGAACCACGGTATCAGTCCACTCGTGAACGGAGGCACCGTAACCATCAGTTGCAAACAGGAAGCCAGTCATGTGCGCATAAGCGTAGCCGATACCGGCGCCGGTTTCGACGGACCACTGGAATCCATTTTCAATCGTGGACTGGGATTGCAGAATGCTTCGAAGCGATTGGAAAAATTATTCGGAGAACCACTCACTATCTGCCGGAACCCGGATGGAATGAGCTTTTCATTCCGTATTCCGCATTCGCGCCAGGTAATTGATGAGCTCAATTACCCCCTTTGGATCCGGGAAAGATCATCAGGAGAACTCATCTGA
- a CDS encoding LuxR C-terminal-related transcriptional regulator → MTTRIALIPLVQTDLYYLWYYFFDVVPDIVNCGTYSSGEDALEKLKGAAPDVVVIDVYSPGMEDFELMNRIKLLLPKVKIIFRSAECDEKVIVSVINKGVHGFIYRAGEEKELVDCIRQVMAGQSGLCSVSATLLYEATGAQRKKDFRLHFGLTVREAEIVSYLADGLSYKQIAWVLKISVETVRKHCANLYIKLDVDNKVQAINKVHNYVYS, encoded by the coding sequence ATGACAACACGAATAGCACTAATACCACTGGTACAGACTGACCTTTACTATTTATGGTACTACTTTTTTGATGTAGTTCCCGATATAGTGAACTGCGGTACCTATTCCTCGGGTGAGGATGCGCTGGAGAAATTGAAGGGCGCTGCTCCTGATGTAGTGGTAATAGATGTGTATAGTCCTGGTATGGAAGATTTCGAACTGATGAACAGGATCAAGCTATTGTTGCCAAAAGTGAAGATCATATTCAGGTCCGCAGAATGTGACGAAAAAGTGATTGTGAGTGTGATAAATAAAGGCGTTCACGGCTTTATTTACCGGGCTGGTGAAGAAAAAGAGCTGGTGGATTGTATCCGTCAGGTAATGGCGGGGCAGTCCGGCCTTTGCAGTGTTTCGGCTACACTGCTATACGAGGCAACCGGGGCTCAAAGGAAAAAAGACTTTCGTCTTCATTTTGGACTCACAGTGAGGGAAGCTGAAATTGTTTCTTATCTGGCAGACGGGCTTTCTTACAAGCAGATTGCCTGGGTATTGAAGATCAGTGTTGAAACGGTCAGGAAGCATTGCGCCAATCTGTATATTAAACTGGATGTCGACAATAAAGTACAAGCCATCAACAAAGTTCATAATTATGTATACTCCTGA
- a CDS encoding NUMOD4 domain-containing protein, whose translation MRRENKPYLNLSLSNIEGERWKDIPGLEGYFKISNKGRVKRMAYEAVYSNGIIYHERPMIMKPYVHKHRNEYKGDFKTYLSITLTVEGTRYRYTVARLVFNCFVKEMDLEDKGIVIFYKDNDSFNLSPQNLRIATLSEKQKRIKELGRSPSPLHKLSRRQILDRLQRAREKRMRPVSQYNFRGKKIQSYPSAREAARSTDGNASNILQVARGNAISAGGYLWRFGKSARINVQELRGGRQSPFFKGQKVFA comes from the coding sequence ATGAGACGAGAAAACAAACCTTACCTAAATCTCAGTTTGAGTAACATTGAAGGAGAGCGCTGGAAAGACATTCCCGGTTTAGAGGGATACTTCAAAATTTCCAACAAGGGGCGCGTTAAACGTATGGCTTACGAAGCCGTTTACTCCAATGGAATCATCTATCATGAACGTCCGATGATCATGAAGCCTTATGTGCACAAGCACAGGAATGAATACAAGGGCGATTTCAAAACCTATCTCAGCATTACTTTGACAGTTGAGGGTACCCGTTACCGTTATACGGTTGCCCGCCTCGTGTTCAATTGTTTTGTAAAAGAGATGGATCTTGAAGACAAGGGTATCGTGATCTTTTATAAGGACAATGATTCCTTCAACCTCAGTCCTCAAAACCTTCGTATCGCAACGCTCAGCGAAAAGCAGAAAAGGATCAAGGAGCTGGGGCGTTCTCCATCGCCTTTGCACAAGCTCAGCCGCAGGCAGATCCTGGATCGTTTGCAGCGTGCCCGCGAAAAACGGATGCGTCCGGTATCCCAATATAATTTCAGGGGAAAAAAGATCCAGAGTTATCCGAGTGCGCGTGAAGCTGCCAGGTCTACAGATGGCAATGCTTCCAACATTCTGCAGGTGGCCCGTGGTAATGCGATCAGTGCGGGTGGTTACCTGTGGCGATTTGGCAAATCAGCGCGTATTAATGTACAGGAGTTGAGAGGAGGACGGCAATCGCCCTTCTTCAAAGGACAGAAAGTCTTTGCCTGA
- the uxuA gene encoding mannonate dehydratase, with protein MHQTMRWFGPNDPVKLSDIRQAGCDGVVTALHHIPPGHVWSVTEINIRKFIIESEGMSWTVVESLPVSEAIKTQTGDYQWHIQNYCQSLRNLAACGIKVVTYNFMPVLDWIRTDVSWKLPDGARALYFEKLAFIAFDLFLLQRPGAEKDYTREEVRQAKERFEQMRETEKQTLFANALLGLPGSDEAFTPQQVLKALQTYKHIDADRLRQHLFFFLQQVIPVAQELDIQMAIHPDDPPYPVLGLPRIVSTEEDIAAIIAAAPAANNGLCYCTGSLGVRPDNNLLSILRRFSEHIHFLHLRNTAKDAYGNFYEATHLGGDTDMFLVVKEILQIQKKRGKRLPMRPDHGHQMLDDLDKKTYPGYSAIGRLKGLAELRGLELGVYRWMLEQ; from the coding sequence ATGCACCAGACAATGCGATGGTTTGGGCCGAATGACCCTGTTAAACTGTCTGATATCCGTCAGGCGGGTTGTGATGGTGTGGTAACTGCCCTGCACCATATCCCGCCTGGCCATGTCTGGTCTGTAACGGAGATCAATATCCGCAAATTTATCATCGAATCGGAGGGCATGAGCTGGACGGTGGTGGAAAGCCTTCCTGTGAGCGAAGCCATCAAAACACAGACCGGCGACTACCAGTGGCATATACAGAACTATTGTCAGAGCCTTCGTAACCTGGCGGCCTGCGGCATCAAAGTGGTCACGTACAATTTCATGCCGGTGCTGGACTGGATAAGAACTGATGTGAGCTGGAAACTGCCGGATGGCGCACGTGCATTATATTTTGAAAAGCTGGCCTTCATCGCTTTTGATCTTTTCCTCCTGCAAAGACCGGGAGCAGAGAAAGATTATACCAGGGAAGAGGTCCGTCAGGCGAAAGAACGCTTTGAACAAATGAGAGAAACGGAGAAGCAGACGCTTTTCGCCAATGCCTTGCTGGGACTGCCAGGCAGCGACGAAGCTTTTACTCCTCAACAGGTATTGAAAGCATTGCAAACTTATAAACATATCGATGCTGACCGTTTGCGTCAGCATCTTTTCTTCTTTCTTCAACAGGTGATCCCTGTTGCGCAGGAACTGGACATTCAAATGGCCATCCATCCTGACGATCCTCCCTATCCCGTACTGGGGCTTCCACGCATCGTGAGCACGGAAGAGGATATTGCTGCGATCATTGCTGCAGCGCCTGCTGCCAATAATGGTTTATGTTATTGTACAGGTTCATTGGGTGTAAGACCTGATAACAACCTGCTCTCCATCCTGCGGAGATTCAGTGAGCATATTCACTTCCTTCACTTGCGGAATACCGCAAAGGATGCTTACGGGAATTTCTATGAAGCCACTCATTTAGGTGGTGATACAGATATGTTCCTGGTGGTAAAAGAAATCCTGCAGATACAAAAGAAACGTGGAAAGCGGCTCCCAATGCGGCCTGACCACGGTCATCAGATGCTCGATGATCTCGATAAGAAAACATATCCCGGCTACTCGGCTATTGGCAGATTGAAAGGTTTGGCAGAGTTGAGAGGATTGGAACTTGGCGTTTATAGATGGATGTTGGAGCAATGA